A genomic stretch from Sulfurimonas sediminis includes:
- the rpsC gene encoding 30S ribosomal protein S3, producing the protein MGQKVNPIGLRLGINRNWESRWFPNFKTAPAALGEDHKIRTYLKKELYYAGVSNIIIERTVKRLRVTIVAARPGIIIGKKGADIEKLKTAVQKLVGKAISINIKEEKKAQTSAQLVAENVATQLERRVAFRRAMKKVMQGAQRSGAKGIKVAVAGRLGGAEMARTEWYLEGRVPLHTLRAKIDYGFAEAHTTYGIIGVKVWIFKGEVLTKGIPAEAKEEKKERRGRKPARRENSEKAE; encoded by the coding sequence ATGGGTCAAAAAGTTAATCCTATTGGTTTACGTCTTGGAATCAACCGTAACTGGGAATCAAGATGGTTTCCTAACTTTAAAACAGCTCCTGCTGCTTTAGGTGAAGATCACAAGATAAGAACATATTTGAAAAAAGAGCTTTACTATGCTGGTGTTTCCAACATCATCATTGAAAGAACAGTAAAAAGACTTCGTGTAACTATTGTTGCAGCGCGTCCTGGTATTATCATCGGGAAAAAAGGTGCGGATATAGAGAAGCTGAAAACTGCTGTACAAAAACTTGTCGGTAAAGCAATATCAATCAATATCAAAGAAGAGAAAAAAGCACAGACTTCGGCACAACTTGTCGCTGAGAATGTTGCTACTCAGTTAGAGCGTCGTGTTGCATTCCGTAGAGCTATGAAAAAAGTTATGCAGGGTGCGCAGCGTTCTGGTGCAAAAGGTATCAAAGTTGCAGTTGCAGGTCGTTTGGGCGGTGCTGAAATGGCAAGAACTGAATGGTATTTGGAAGGACGTGTTCCTCTTCATACTCTTCGTGCAAAAATTGATTACGGTTTTGCCGAGGCACATACTACATACGGTATTATCGGTGTTAAAGTATGGATCTTCAAAGGTGAGGTACTGACTAAAGGTATTCCTGCAGAAGCCAAAGAAGAGAAAAAAGAGCGTCGTGGTAGAAAACCAGCCAGACGTGAAAATAGTGAAAAGGCTGAATAA
- the rplP gene encoding 50S ribosomal protein L16, producing the protein MLMPKRTKYRKVMKGRNRGYARSGYKLSFGDIAFKAVEAGRINSRQIESARISATRHIKRQGKIWIRVFPAKPLTAKPLETRMGKGKGAVDQWVMNIKPGRIIFEMGGVPEEIAREALTLAMHKLPFKCKIVTAEMNNEIF; encoded by the coding sequence ATGTTAATGCCAAAAAGAACAAAATATCGTAAAGTAATGAAAGGACGTAACCGCGGTTACGCTCGTTCCGGTTATAAATTATCTTTTGGTGACATCGCATTTAAAGCGGTAGAAGCCGGTCGTATCAACTCTCGTCAGATTGAGTCGGCTCGTATTTCTGCAACACGTCACATTAAAAGACAAGGTAAGATTTGGATTCGTGTGTTCCCTGCCAAGCCGTTAACTGCAAAACCTCTTGAAACTCGTATGGGTAAAGGTAAGGGTGCAGTGGATCAGTGGGTAATGAACATTAAACCAGGTCGTATAATCTTTGAAATGGGTGGTGTACCTGAAGAGATTGCTCGTGAAGCATTAACTCTTGCTATGCACAAACTTCCATTCAAATGTAAAATTGTTACTGCGGAGATGAACAATGAAATATTCTGA
- the rpmC gene encoding 50S ribosomal protein L29: MKYSDLADKNAAELQAMLKEKKTELFTLKIKQKMMQLQNTSELRVAKKDIARINTALAAVAK, from the coding sequence ATGAAATATTCTGATTTAGCAGATAAAAATGCAGCAGAGCTTCAGGCGATGCTCAAAGAGAAAAAAACAGAACTGTTTACTTTAAAAATTAAACAAAAAATGATGCAATTACAAAATACTAGCGAACTTCGTGTTGCTAAAAAAGATATTGCTAGAATCAATACTGCACTTGCTGCAGTAGCAAAGTAG
- the rpsQ gene encoding 30S ribosomal protein S17 — MANKREIQGNVIKIAGDKTVTVLVERRVMHPRYHKVVKRFKKYLVHDERNEVKVGDEIIAIECRPLSKTKSFRLKSVVKGA, encoded by the coding sequence ATGGCTAATAAGCGTGAAATTCAAGGTAACGTAATTAAAATTGCAGGCGATAAAACAGTAACTGTACTGGTTGAGCGTCGTGTAATGCATCCTCGTTACCATAAAGTTGTAAAACGTTTCAAAAAGTACCTGGTACATGATGAGCGTAATGAAGTAAAAGTAGGAGACGAGATTATTGCAATCGAGTGTCGTCCGCTTTCTAAGACTAAATCTTTTAGACTTAAATCAGTTGTAAAAGGAGCGTAG
- the rplN gene encoding 50S ribosomal protein L14, producing MIQGFTRLNVADNTGAKEIMCIKVLGGSKRRYASVGDVIVASVKKAIPTAKVKKGKVVKAVVVRTHKEVQRENGSLIRFDDNAAVILDDKREPIGTRIFGPIGREVRYAGFMKIVSLAPEVV from the coding sequence ATGATACAAGGTTTTACTCGTTTAAATGTAGCTGATAATACAGGTGCTAAAGAGATTATGTGTATTAAGGTACTTGGCGGTTCCAAGCGTCGTTATGCATCAGTGGGTGACGTTATCGTTGCTTCTGTAAAAAAAGCGATTCCGACTGCCAAAGTTAAAAAAGGTAAAGTTGTAAAAGCTGTTGTTGTAAGAACTCATAAAGAAGTCCAACGTGAAAACGGTTCTTTAATCCGTTTTGATGACAATGCGGCAGTTATACTTGATGACAAGAGAGAACCTATCGGTACTCGTATTTTCGGACCAATCGGTCGTGAAGTACGTTACGCAGGATTCATGAAAATTGTATCTCTTGCTCCGGAGGTTGTGTAA
- the rplX gene encoding 50S ribosomal protein L24, translating into MAKFNFKKGDMVEIIAGDDKGTKAAVLAVFPKKNKVIVEGCKIAKKAIKPTEENTKGGHIKKEMPIDVSNVRKVEA; encoded by the coding sequence ATGGCAAAATTTAACTTTAAAAAAGGCGATATGGTAGAAATTATCGCGGGCGATGACAAAGGTACAAAAGCAGCTGTACTTGCGGTATTTCCTAAGAAAAACAAGGTAATCGTTGAGGGTTGTAAAATAGCGAAAAAAGCTATCAAACCAACTGAAGAGAATACAAAAGGCGGGCATATCAAAAAAGAGATGCCAATCGATGTTTCAAACGTACGCAAAGTGGAGGCATAA